The Misgurnus anguillicaudatus chromosome 15, ASM2758022v2, whole genome shotgun sequence genome has a window encoding:
- the LOC129419422 gene encoding uncharacterized protein isoform X4, translating to MPISYQVSNQNPRPVVAKCNMAVLLSLKNASGLVIQKGIDASMLAGSSGHPEPQLHPEEPISGPPKPQPQTEMQTSGNPKLEEPSSSHPKPQSQLEVPISGQPQPQPEVPTSGHLEPQPQPEEPTYGNPELQLQPMEPTSYHPEPQPEEPTSGQPRPKLEEPSSGHPELQPQPEEHSSGHRERQSQLEEATSGYHESQPQPEELSSGHPKPQPKEPTSAHAEPQQEEPTSGHPVPQLEEPTSAHPESQPKLRFSAHPESQPLPGEPTTDHPVPQPQLEEPTSAHPESQTKLKFSSHPEPQPQLEDSNSAHPVPQPLQGEPSSSHPMSLPEEPQPLPGEPSSSHPMSLPEEPSSSHLVPLPEEPSSGQAEPQPSSQPTSGNPKHFLDLLITLVSHFLHSLVTKSAFLRPM from the exons ATGCCCATTTCTTACCAAGTGAGCAACCAAAATCCAAGACCAGTGGTAGCAAAGTGCAACATGGCTGTTCTGCTGTCTTTAAAGAATGCATCTGGGCTAGTTATTCAAAAAg GTATTGATGCGTCCATGTTGGCAGGCAGCTCTGGCCACCCAGAGCCTCAGCTTCATCCAGAGGAGCCCATCTCTGGTCCCCCAAAACCTCAGCCCCAGACGGAGATGCAGACGTCTGGCAACCCCAAGCTGGAGGAGCCCAGCTCTAGCCACCCAAAACCTCAGTCCCAGCTGGAGGTGCCCATCTCTGGCCAGCCTCAGCCCCAGCCGGAGGTGCCAACCTCTGGCCACCTAGAGCCTCAGCCCCAGCCGGAGGAGCCAACCTATGGCAACCCCGAGCTTCAGCTCCAGCCAATGGAGCCCACCTCTTACCACCCTGAGCCTCAGCCAGAGGAGCCCACCTCTGGCCAGCCTCGGCCCAAGCTGGAGGAGCCCAGCTCTGGCCACCCAGAACTTCAGCCCCAACCAGAGGAGCACAGCTCTGGCCATCGAGAACGTCAGTCCCAGCTGGAGGAGGCCACATCTGGCTACCACGAGTCTCAGCCCCAGCCAGAGGAGCTCAGCTCTGGCCACCCCAAGCCCCAGCCGAAGGAGCCCACCTCTGCCCATGCTGAGCCACAGCAAGAAGAGCCCACCTCTGGCCACCCAGTGCCCCAGCTGGAGGAGCCCACCTCTGCCCACCCTGAATCTCAGCCCAAGCTGAGATTCTCTGCCCACCCTGAGTCTCAGCCCCTGCCGGGGGAGCCCACCACTGACCACCCAGTGCCCCAGCCCCAGCTGGAGGAGCCCACCTCTGCCCACCCTGAATCTCAGACTAAGCTGAAATTCTCTTCCCACCCTGAGCCTCAGCCCCAGCTGGAGGATTCGAACTCCGCCCACCCAGTGCCCCAGCCCCTACAGGGGGAGCCCAGCTCCAGCCACCCCATGTCCCTGCCAGAGGAGCCCCAGCCCCTACCGGGGGAGCCCAGCTCCAGCCACCCCATGTCCCTGCCAGAGGAGCCCAGCTCCAGCCACCTTGTGCCTCTGCCGGAGGAGCCAAGCTCCGGCCAGGCCGAGCCCCAGCCCAGCTCCCAGCCCACCTCTGGCAACCCCAAGCACTTCTTGGATCTCTTAATCACTCTTGTATCTCACTTCTTGCATTCCTTAGTCACTAAATCTGCCTTCCTTAGACCCATGTGA
- the LOC129419422 gene encoding uncharacterized protein isoform X3, with the protein MMDGFKLVFCVVLCNHFLRKGNQMPISYQVSNQNPRPVVAKCNMAVLLSLKNASGLVIQKGIDASMLAGSSGHPEPQLHPEEPISGPPKPQPQTEMQTSGNPKLEEPSSSHPKPQSQLEVPISGQPQPQPEVPTSGHLEPQPQPEEPTYGNPELQLQPMEPTSYHPEPQPEEPTSGQPRPKLEEPSSGHPELQPQPEEHSSGHRERQSQLEEATSGYHESQPQPEELSSGHPKPQPKEPTSAHAEPQQEEPTSGHPVPQLEEPTSAHPESQPKLRFSAHPESQPLPGEPTTDHPVPQPQLEEPTSAHPESQTKLKFSSHPEPQPQLEDSNSAHPVPQPLQGEPSSSHPMSLPEEPQPLPGEPSSSHPMSLPEEPSSSHLVPLPEEPSSGQAEPQPSSQPTSGNPKHFLDLLITLVSHFLHSLVTKSAFLRPM; encoded by the exons ATGATGGATGGTTTCAAACTTGTCTTTTGTGTGGTGTTGTGTAACCACTTTTTACGCAAAG GAAACCAAATGCCCATTTCTTACCAAGTGAGCAACCAAAATCCAAGACCAGTGGTAGCAAAGTGCAACATGGCTGTTCTGCTGTCTTTAAAGAATGCATCTGGGCTAGTTATTCAAAAAg GTATTGATGCGTCCATGTTGGCAGGCAGCTCTGGCCACCCAGAGCCTCAGCTTCATCCAGAGGAGCCCATCTCTGGTCCCCCAAAACCTCAGCCCCAGACGGAGATGCAGACGTCTGGCAACCCCAAGCTGGAGGAGCCCAGCTCTAGCCACCCAAAACCTCAGTCCCAGCTGGAGGTGCCCATCTCTGGCCAGCCTCAGCCCCAGCCGGAGGTGCCAACCTCTGGCCACCTAGAGCCTCAGCCCCAGCCGGAGGAGCCAACCTATGGCAACCCCGAGCTTCAGCTCCAGCCAATGGAGCCCACCTCTTACCACCCTGAGCCTCAGCCAGAGGAGCCCACCTCTGGCCAGCCTCGGCCCAAGCTGGAGGAGCCCAGCTCTGGCCACCCAGAACTTCAGCCCCAACCAGAGGAGCACAGCTCTGGCCATCGAGAACGTCAGTCCCAGCTGGAGGAGGCCACATCTGGCTACCACGAGTCTCAGCCCCAGCCAGAGGAGCTCAGCTCTGGCCACCCCAAGCCCCAGCCGAAGGAGCCCACCTCTGCCCATGCTGAGCCACAGCAAGAAGAGCCCACCTCTGGCCACCCAGTGCCCCAGCTGGAGGAGCCCACCTCTGCCCACCCTGAATCTCAGCCCAAGCTGAGATTCTCTGCCCACCCTGAGTCTCAGCCCCTGCCGGGGGAGCCCACCACTGACCACCCAGTGCCCCAGCCCCAGCTGGAGGAGCCCACCTCTGCCCACCCTGAATCTCAGACTAAGCTGAAATTCTCTTCCCACCCTGAGCCTCAGCCCCAGCTGGAGGATTCGAACTCCGCCCACCCAGTGCCCCAGCCCCTACAGGGGGAGCCCAGCTCCAGCCACCCCATGTCCCTGCCAGAGGAGCCCCAGCCCCTACCGGGGGAGCCCAGCTCCAGCCACCCCATGTCCCTGCCAGAGGAGCCCAGCTCCAGCCACCTTGTGCCTCTGCCGGAGGAGCCAAGCTCCGGCCAGGCCGAGCCCCAGCCCAGCTCCCAGCCCACCTCTGGCAACCCCAAGCACTTCTTGGATCTCTTAATCACTCTTGTATCTCACTTCTTGCATTCCTTAGTCACTAAATCTGCCTTCCTTAGACCCATGTGA
- the LOC129419422 gene encoding uncharacterized protein isoform X1 has protein sequence MMDGFKLVFCVVLCNHFLRKGQTSPVRHKNYKNNVEQELLVSQGNQMPISYQVSNQNPRPVVAKCNMAVLLSLKNASGLVIQKGIDASMLAGSSGHPEPQLHPEEPISGPPKPQPQTEMQTSGNPKLEEPSSSHPKPQSQLEVPISGQPQPQPEVPTSGHLEPQPQPEEPTYGNPELQLQPMEPTSYHPEPQPEEPTSGQPRPKLEEPSSGHPELQPQPEEHSSGHRERQSQLEEATSGYHESQPQPEELSSGHPKPQPKEPTSAHAEPQQEEPTSGHPVPQLEEPTSAHPESQPKLRFSAHPESQPLPGEPTTDHPVPQPQLEEPTSAHPESQTKLKFSSHPEPQPQLEDSNSAHPVPQPLQGEPSSSHPMSLPEEPQPLPGEPSSSHPMSLPEEPSSSHLVPLPEEPSSGQAEPQPSSQPTSGNPKHFLDLLITLVSHFLHSLVTKSAFLRPM, from the exons ATGATGGATGGTTTCAAACTTGTCTTTTGTGTGGTGTTGTGTAACCACTTTTTACGCAAAG GGCAAACCTCTCCTGTGAGACATAAAAATTACAAGAATAATGTTGAGCAAGAACTTCTGGTGAGTCaag GAAACCAAATGCCCATTTCTTACCAAGTGAGCAACCAAAATCCAAGACCAGTGGTAGCAAAGTGCAACATGGCTGTTCTGCTGTCTTTAAAGAATGCATCTGGGCTAGTTATTCAAAAAg GTATTGATGCGTCCATGTTGGCAGGCAGCTCTGGCCACCCAGAGCCTCAGCTTCATCCAGAGGAGCCCATCTCTGGTCCCCCAAAACCTCAGCCCCAGACGGAGATGCAGACGTCTGGCAACCCCAAGCTGGAGGAGCCCAGCTCTAGCCACCCAAAACCTCAGTCCCAGCTGGAGGTGCCCATCTCTGGCCAGCCTCAGCCCCAGCCGGAGGTGCCAACCTCTGGCCACCTAGAGCCTCAGCCCCAGCCGGAGGAGCCAACCTATGGCAACCCCGAGCTTCAGCTCCAGCCAATGGAGCCCACCTCTTACCACCCTGAGCCTCAGCCAGAGGAGCCCACCTCTGGCCAGCCTCGGCCCAAGCTGGAGGAGCCCAGCTCTGGCCACCCAGAACTTCAGCCCCAACCAGAGGAGCACAGCTCTGGCCATCGAGAACGTCAGTCCCAGCTGGAGGAGGCCACATCTGGCTACCACGAGTCTCAGCCCCAGCCAGAGGAGCTCAGCTCTGGCCACCCCAAGCCCCAGCCGAAGGAGCCCACCTCTGCCCATGCTGAGCCACAGCAAGAAGAGCCCACCTCTGGCCACCCAGTGCCCCAGCTGGAGGAGCCCACCTCTGCCCACCCTGAATCTCAGCCCAAGCTGAGATTCTCTGCCCACCCTGAGTCTCAGCCCCTGCCGGGGGAGCCCACCACTGACCACCCAGTGCCCCAGCCCCAGCTGGAGGAGCCCACCTCTGCCCACCCTGAATCTCAGACTAAGCTGAAATTCTCTTCCCACCCTGAGCCTCAGCCCCAGCTGGAGGATTCGAACTCCGCCCACCCAGTGCCCCAGCCCCTACAGGGGGAGCCCAGCTCCAGCCACCCCATGTCCCTGCCAGAGGAGCCCCAGCCCCTACCGGGGGAGCCCAGCTCCAGCCACCCCATGTCCCTGCCAGAGGAGCCCAGCTCCAGCCACCTTGTGCCTCTGCCGGAGGAGCCAAGCTCCGGCCAGGCCGAGCCCCAGCCCAGCTCCCAGCCCACCTCTGGCAACCCCAAGCACTTCTTGGATCTCTTAATCACTCTTGTATCTCACTTCTTGCATTCCTTAGTCACTAAATCTGCCTTCCTTAGACCCATGTGA
- the LOC129419422 gene encoding uncharacterized protein isoform X2: protein MMDGFKLVFCVVLCNHFLRKGQTSPVRHKNYKNNVEQELLVSQGNQMPISYQVSNQNPRPVVAKCNMAVLLSLKNASGLVIQKGIDASMLAGSSGHPEPQLHPEEPISGPPKPQPQTEMQTSGNPKLEEPSSSHPKPQSQLEVPISGQPQPQPEVPTSGHLEPQPQPEEPTYGNPELQLQPMEPTSYHPEPQPEEPTSGQPRPKLEEPSSGHPELQPQPEEHSSGHRERQSQLEEATSGYHESQPQPEELSSGHPKPQPKEPTSAHAEPQQEEPTSGHPVPQLEEPTSAHPESQPKLRFSAHPESQPLPGEPTTDHPVPQPQLEEPTSAHPESQTKLKFSSHPEPQPQLEDSNSAHPEPQPLPGEPSSSHPMSLPEEPSSSHLVPLPEEPSSGQAEPQPSSQPTSGNPKHFLDLLITLVSHFLHSLVTKSAFLRPM, encoded by the exons ATGATGGATGGTTTCAAACTTGTCTTTTGTGTGGTGTTGTGTAACCACTTTTTACGCAAAG GGCAAACCTCTCCTGTGAGACATAAAAATTACAAGAATAATGTTGAGCAAGAACTTCTGGTGAGTCaag GAAACCAAATGCCCATTTCTTACCAAGTGAGCAACCAAAATCCAAGACCAGTGGTAGCAAAGTGCAACATGGCTGTTCTGCTGTCTTTAAAGAATGCATCTGGGCTAGTTATTCAAAAAg GTATTGATGCGTCCATGTTGGCAGGCAGCTCTGGCCACCCAGAGCCTCAGCTTCATCCAGAGGAGCCCATCTCTGGTCCCCCAAAACCTCAGCCCCAGACGGAGATGCAGACGTCTGGCAACCCCAAGCTGGAGGAGCCCAGCTCTAGCCACCCAAAACCTCAGTCCCAGCTGGAGGTGCCCATCTCTGGCCAGCCTCAGCCCCAGCCGGAGGTGCCAACCTCTGGCCACCTAGAGCCTCAGCCCCAGCCGGAGGAGCCAACCTATGGCAACCCCGAGCTTCAGCTCCAGCCAATGGAGCCCACCTCTTACCACCCTGAGCCTCAGCCAGAGGAGCCCACCTCTGGCCAGCCTCGGCCCAAGCTGGAGGAGCCCAGCTCTGGCCACCCAGAACTTCAGCCCCAACCAGAGGAGCACAGCTCTGGCCATCGAGAACGTCAGTCCCAGCTGGAGGAGGCCACATCTGGCTACCACGAGTCTCAGCCCCAGCCAGAGGAGCTCAGCTCTGGCCACCCCAAGCCCCAGCCGAAGGAGCCCACCTCTGCCCATGCTGAGCCACAGCAAGAAGAGCCCACCTCTGGCCACCCAGTGCCCCAGCTGGAGGAGCCCACCTCTGCCCACCCTGAATCTCAGCCCAAGCTGAGATTCTCTGCCCACCCTGAGTCTCAGCCCCTGCCGGGGGAGCCCACCACTGACCACCCAGTGCCCCAGCCCCAGCTGGAGGAGCCCACCTCTGCCCACCCTGAATCTCAGACTAAGCTGAAATTCTCTTCCCACCCTGAGCCTCAGCCCCAGCTGGAGGATTCGAACTCCGCCCACCCA GAGCCCCAGCCCCTACCGGGGGAGCCCAGCTCCAGCCACCCCATGTCCCTGCCAGAGGAGCCCAGCTCCAGCCACCTTGTGCCTCTGCCGGAGGAGCCAAGCTCCGGCCAGGCCGAGCCCCAGCCCAGCTCCCAGCCCACCTCTGGCAACCCCAAGCACTTCTTGGATCTCTTAATCACTCTTGTATCTCACTTCTTGCATTCCTTAGTCACTAAATCTGCCTTCCTTAGACCCATGTGA